A single window of Jiangella alkaliphila DNA harbors:
- a CDS encoding NAD(P)H-binding protein: MIVVTGATGRFGPVVVDDLIAELPAGEVAVVARDPEKARPFAERGVEVRQADYDDPASLGRAFAGADRLLFVSASDTSPGVRPRQHANVVAAAETAGVGHIVYTSAITAEDGASFLADHTTTERAIRDTGIAYTFLRNTFYTEELVTADLAAAAVKAGELAAPAIGQPLVTAPIADLALAASAVLTGTGHEKAVYELRGPGWTYPQLAEALGVTFRELADDETGGMAFILPLLRLPQFGTPTPDLERLLGRPAAPIEEFVRTLR, translated from the coding sequence ATGATCGTGGTGACCGGGGCGACCGGCCGGTTCGGGCCCGTCGTGGTCGACGACCTGATCGCCGAACTGCCGGCCGGCGAGGTCGCCGTCGTGGCGCGCGACCCGGAGAAGGCGCGGCCCTTCGCCGAGCGCGGCGTCGAGGTGCGCCAGGCCGACTACGACGACCCGGCCAGCCTCGGCCGCGCGTTCGCCGGCGCCGATCGGCTGCTGTTCGTGTCGGCGTCGGACACGTCGCCGGGCGTGCGGCCGCGCCAGCACGCGAACGTGGTGGCAGCGGCCGAGACCGCCGGCGTCGGGCACATCGTCTACACCAGCGCCATCACCGCCGAGGACGGCGCGAGCTTCCTGGCCGACCACACGACGACCGAGCGGGCGATCCGCGACACCGGCATCGCGTACACGTTCCTGCGCAACACCTTCTACACCGAGGAGCTGGTGACGGCGGACCTGGCGGCGGCCGCGGTGAAGGCCGGCGAGCTGGCAGCGCCGGCGATCGGGCAGCCGCTGGTCACCGCGCCGATCGCCGACCTCGCGCTGGCCGCGAGCGCCGTCCTGACCGGGACCGGCCACGAGAAGGCCGTCTACGAGCTGCGCGGCCCCGGCTGGACGTATCCGCAGCTCGCCGAGGCCCTCGGCGTCACCTTCCGGGAGCTGGCCGACGACGAGACCGGCGGCATGGCCTTCATCCTGCCGCTGCTGCGGCTGCCGCAGTTCGGCACGCCGACGCCGGACCTCGAGCGGCTGCTCGGCCGTCCCGCCGCCCCGATCGAGGAGTTCGTCCGCACGCTGCGCTGA
- a CDS encoding winged helix-turn-helix transcriptional regulator, with protein sequence MSIEVSKGLQALQGDVFDSNCPSRGILEHVTSRWGVLVLAALGEREQRFGELHRRIGGVSQKMLAQTLRALAADGFVERTVIPAAPPQVSYRLTASGDQVAAHVVGLVGWIEQNLPAILAAREGQPAPSDTP encoded by the coding sequence GTGAGCATCGAGGTCAGCAAGGGCCTGCAGGCGCTGCAAGGTGACGTGTTCGACAGCAACTGCCCGTCGCGCGGCATCCTGGAGCACGTCACCAGCCGGTGGGGCGTGCTCGTCCTGGCCGCGCTGGGGGAGCGCGAGCAGCGCTTCGGCGAACTGCACCGGCGCATCGGCGGGGTGAGCCAGAAGATGCTCGCCCAGACGCTGCGCGCGCTGGCCGCCGACGGCTTCGTCGAGCGGACGGTCATCCCGGCCGCGCCGCCGCAGGTCAGCTACCGGCTGACCGCGTCAGGCGACCAGGTCGCCGCGCACGTGGTCGGGCTGGTGGGCTGGATCGAGCAGAACCTGCCCGCCATCCTGGCCGCCCGCGAGGGCCAGCCGGCGCCGTCCGACACCCCCTAG
- a CDS encoding AraC family transcriptional regulator, with amino-acid sequence MSGVASWTRYLTPDARHRRLGLVCLAAGTMAGRVSTLHGRTLDCYALVFLSSGAGWLRWGGREQPLVAPTLFWLLPGVEHGYGPDAGGWNEWWALFDGPAARAYQDLGYLPRDEPVTPVADAAGLEVAFGALARACRPDDPSTDVLAAAAMHQLILATRRAAVPDPVADPVLATLLRDACLPVTVAAHARTLGLTEAALREATRRAAGCSPKEFVLRARLTRAKELLATTDLPVVAVAARTGYDDPGYFTRVFTRRVGLPPTRFRDQERRGPLP; translated from the coding sequence ATGAGCGGCGTCGCGTCGTGGACGCGGTACCTCACGCCGGACGCCCGGCATCGGCGGCTCGGCTTGGTCTGCCTCGCCGCCGGCACCATGGCCGGCCGGGTGTCGACGCTGCACGGCCGCACGCTGGACTGCTACGCCCTCGTGTTCCTGTCCAGCGGCGCCGGGTGGCTGCGGTGGGGAGGGCGCGAGCAGCCGCTGGTCGCGCCGACGCTGTTCTGGCTGCTGCCCGGCGTCGAGCACGGGTACGGCCCGGACGCCGGCGGCTGGAACGAATGGTGGGCGCTGTTCGACGGCCCGGCCGCCCGCGCCTACCAGGACCTCGGCTACCTCCCCCGCGACGAGCCGGTCACCCCGGTGGCCGACGCGGCCGGGCTGGAGGTGGCGTTCGGCGCGCTGGCCCGCGCCTGCCGCCCTGACGACCCGTCGACCGACGTCCTGGCCGCGGCGGCCATGCACCAGCTGATCCTCGCCACCCGCCGCGCGGCCGTCCCCGACCCCGTGGCGGACCCCGTCCTGGCCACCCTGCTGCGCGACGCCTGCCTGCCGGTCACCGTCGCCGCTCACGCCCGCACGCTCGGGCTGACGGAGGCGGCGCTGCGCGAGGCGACCCGGCGCGCGGCCGGCTGCAGCCCCAAGGAGTTCGTGCTGCGCGCCCGGCTGACCCGCGCGAAGGAACTGCTGGCCACCACCGACCTGCCCGTCGTCGCCGTCGCCGCCCGCACCGGCTACGACGACCCCGGCTACTTCACCCGCGTGTTCACCCGCCGGGTCGGGCTGCCGCCGACCCGGTTCCGCGACCAGGAACGCCGCGGCCCGCTCCCCTGA
- a CDS encoding amidohydrolase family protein has translation MIVDAHAHVWSAGPYAPVGGVPEPSQAHPAEDLLGLMDTAGVDAAVLVQPRAHGYDHTYLSSVLAGGNGRLAGVCLVEPETPGAADTLRALVGEYGYRGVRLVGPVDDPALWAAAAELDVVVGLLVQPGELGAVAPLAERHPDVRVVVDHLGLCPPDSPSVRDLVALAQLPNVWVKVSGLYALSASGPPYADLGSLVRACWWAFGPGRLLWGTDYPHVLGVGPYPAPAETLTRLLGPLPETELARVTGATAAELYALES, from the coding sequence ATGATCGTCGACGCGCACGCCCACGTCTGGTCCGCTGGACCGTACGCACCGGTCGGCGGCGTGCCCGAGCCGTCGCAGGCGCATCCGGCGGAGGATCTGCTCGGCCTGATGGACACCGCCGGCGTCGACGCGGCCGTGCTGGTGCAGCCGCGGGCGCACGGCTACGACCACACGTACCTGTCCTCCGTGCTGGCCGGCGGGAACGGGCGGCTGGCCGGCGTCTGCCTGGTCGAGCCGGAGACACCCGGCGCCGCGGACACGCTGCGGGCGCTGGTCGGCGAGTACGGCTACCGCGGCGTCCGGCTGGTCGGGCCGGTGGACGACCCGGCGCTCTGGGCGGCGGCGGCCGAGCTGGACGTCGTCGTCGGGCTGCTGGTGCAGCCGGGCGAGCTGGGCGCCGTCGCGCCCCTGGCCGAGCGGCACCCGGACGTCCGCGTGGTCGTCGACCACCTCGGGCTGTGCCCGCCGGACTCGCCGTCGGTGCGCGACCTCGTGGCGCTGGCCCAGCTGCCGAACGTCTGGGTCAAGGTGTCCGGGCTGTACGCCCTGTCGGCGTCCGGCCCGCCCTACGCCGACCTCGGCTCGCTGGTGCGGGCCTGCTGGTGGGCGTTCGGCCCGGGCCGGCTGCTGTGGGGCACCGACTACCCGCACGTGCTGGGCGTCGGCCCGTATCCCGCGCCGGCCGAGACGCTGACCCGGCTGCTCGGGCCGCTGCCCGAGACGGAACTGGCGCGCGTCACCGGCGCGACGGCGGCGGAGCTCTACGCTCTGGAGTCATGA
- a CDS encoding type II toxin-antitoxin system Phd/YefM family antitoxin, whose protein sequence is MSEVTIRDLRHHGGDVLRRVAAGESVTVTRDGDPVAELRPLPKRPLPAGELLRRWRGLPDVDPQRLRDDIDAVLDPSL, encoded by the coding sequence ATGAGCGAAGTCACCATCCGAGACCTCCGGCATCACGGCGGCGACGTGCTGCGCCGGGTCGCCGCGGGAGAGTCGGTGACGGTCACCCGCGACGGCGACCCCGTCGCCGAGCTCCGGCCGCTGCCGAAGCGGCCGCTGCCGGCCGGCGAGTTGCTCCGACGCTGGCGAGGGCTTCCCGACGTCGACCCGCAGCGGCTGCGCGACGACATCGACGCGGTCCTGGACCCGTCGCTGTGA
- a CDS encoding type II toxin-antitoxin system VapC family toxin: MLPQLTEPTRLPAEPLITAVTLAELSVGPLVASTERERAERQAHVQQAEADFDPLPFDRAAARTFGRVAASLRRAGRKPAARAYDAMIAATALSNELPVFTCNPRDFEGIDGLEVVAVPFAEPAAAATEPGG; this comes from the coding sequence ATGCTGCCGCAGCTGACGGAGCCGACGCGGCTTCCAGCCGAGCCGCTGATCACGGCGGTCACACTCGCGGAGCTGTCCGTCGGTCCGCTGGTCGCGTCGACGGAGCGAGAGCGCGCGGAACGTCAGGCGCACGTCCAGCAGGCCGAGGCCGATTTCGATCCGTTGCCGTTCGACCGTGCCGCGGCTCGGACGTTCGGCCGGGTGGCGGCCTCGTTGCGTCGCGCCGGCCGTAAGCCGGCGGCCCGTGCGTACGATGCGATGATAGCGGCCACCGCGCTCTCGAACGAGCTTCCGGTCTTCACCTGTAACCCCCGCGACTTCGAGGGGATCGACGGGTTGGAGGTCGTTGCCGTGCCCTTTGCAGAGCCGGCCGCCGCGGCGACCGAGCCCGGCGGCTGA
- a CDS encoding phytanoyl-CoA dioxygenase family protein, giving the protein MLTSNGYVLDESARRLGELQPVPDAERHDRDALWDRLRRDGYLFLRGALDPGDVHGFRAYYGRSVAPSGVWTGAEDRAEYRHILFRQVVPGPEYAAFCAQPAVRDWYAWFLGGETFLHRRKLIRHVRPGESGVGTATQAHYDLVYLREGTDRVLSSWIPLGDCPVPRGGLTYLEGCHHRVMAQERAGTLKLPATSITADLPGLADEHDARWLVADYEAGDMVVHSAYTVHAALDNVDDDYRLSTDIRYQRAADPIDWRWQQHWHDRDGL; this is encoded by the coding sequence ATGCTCACCTCCAACGGCTACGTGCTCGACGAGTCCGCGCGGCGGCTGGGCGAGCTCCAGCCCGTCCCCGACGCCGAGCGGCACGACCGCGACGCGCTGTGGGACCGGCTGCGCCGCGACGGGTACCTGTTCCTGCGCGGCGCCCTCGACCCGGGCGACGTGCACGGGTTCCGCGCCTACTACGGCCGCTCGGTGGCGCCGTCCGGTGTCTGGACCGGCGCCGAGGACCGCGCGGAGTACCGGCACATCCTGTTCCGGCAGGTCGTGCCCGGGCCGGAGTACGCGGCGTTCTGCGCCCAGCCGGCGGTGCGTGACTGGTACGCGTGGTTCCTCGGCGGCGAGACGTTCCTGCACCGGCGCAAGCTGATCCGGCACGTTCGGCCGGGGGAGTCCGGCGTCGGCACCGCCACGCAGGCCCACTACGACCTCGTCTACCTGCGCGAGGGCACCGATCGGGTGCTGTCGTCGTGGATCCCGCTGGGCGACTGCCCGGTCCCGCGCGGCGGGCTGACGTATCTGGAGGGCTGCCACCACCGGGTCATGGCGCAGGAGCGGGCCGGCACGTTGAAGCTGCCGGCGACGTCCATCACGGCCGACCTGCCGGGGCTGGCCGACGAGCACGACGCGCGCTGGTTGGTCGCCGACTACGAGGCCGGCGACATGGTCGTCCACTCGGCCTACACGGTGCATGCCGCACTGGACAACGTCGACGACGACTACCGGCTGTCGACGGACATCCGCTACCAGCGGGCCGCCGACCCGATCGACTGGCGCTGGCAGCAGCACTGGCACGACCGCGACGGGCTCTGA
- a CDS encoding fibronectin type III domain-containing protein → MLSIRSRTFASLALTLVLAAGATGVAQAARDTKPPTAPANLRTTAVTQTTANFAWNPSTDNVRVTEYALWAPGLPIVRVPGNQTTAQVTGLHPNTSYTFKVQAWDGWNWSFPSERTITTPRETTAPTVPGNLRLGDNVFGTPVDGVTASTALLRWDLATDDFGPVDYEVLVNGAPTDDAWSIAPAGSPARTAQGSWVRQLEPGTTYTFTVRARDGSGNVSAVSNLVTVSTDASGDTVAPTRPTLISAGDGGTSYCPEELWLRWTGSSDDADAATAIEYEVRVNGTIIDVARGATSWITYTDVAGANVVTIVAVDRAGNASAPSNPITVNVQWGTECPA, encoded by the coding sequence ATGCTCAGCATCCGCAGCCGTACGTTCGCGAGCCTGGCCCTGACGCTCGTCCTGGCCGCCGGCGCGACCGGCGTCGCGCAGGCCGCCCGCGACACCAAGCCGCCGACCGCGCCGGCGAACCTGCGCACCACCGCCGTGACGCAGACGACGGCGAACTTCGCCTGGAACCCGTCCACCGACAACGTCCGCGTCACCGAGTACGCGCTGTGGGCGCCCGGCCTGCCGATCGTGCGGGTGCCGGGCAATCAGACCACCGCGCAGGTCACCGGGCTGCACCCGAACACGTCGTACACGTTCAAGGTCCAGGCGTGGGACGGCTGGAACTGGTCGTTCCCGAGCGAGCGGACCATCACCACCCCGCGGGAGACGACGGCGCCGACGGTGCCGGGGAACCTGCGGCTCGGCGACAACGTCTTCGGCACCCCGGTCGACGGCGTGACGGCGTCGACGGCGCTGTTGCGCTGGGACCTGGCCACCGACGACTTCGGGCCGGTCGACTACGAGGTGCTGGTGAACGGCGCTCCGACGGACGACGCGTGGTCCATCGCGCCGGCGGGCAGCCCGGCACGGACGGCGCAGGGTTCCTGGGTCCGCCAGCTCGAACCCGGCACCACCTACACGTTCACCGTCCGGGCCAGGGACGGCTCCGGCAACGTGTCGGCGGTGAGCAACCTCGTCACCGTCAGCACCGACGCGAGCGGCGACACCGTCGCGCCGACCCGGCCCACGCTGATCTCCGCCGGCGACGGCGGCACCAGCTACTGCCCGGAGGAGCTGTGGCTGCGCTGGACCGGCTCGTCGGACGACGCCGACGCGGCCACGGCGATCGAGTACGAGGTCCGCGTGAACGGCACCATCATCGACGTCGCGCGCGGCGCCACGAGCTGGATCACCTACACCGACGTCGCCGGCGCCAACGTCGTCACGATCGTCGCCGTCGACCGCGCGGGCAACGCGTCGGCCCCGAGCAACCCGATCACCGTCAACGTCCAGTGGGGCACCGAGTGCCCGGCCTGA
- a CDS encoding APC family permease yields the protein MSRTLASNRLGVPAVVFFVLSAATPLTVVAGVVTTGFAVTGIIGLPVAFAAIGLLLALFAVGYVAMSRHITNAGAFYTYVTHGIGRPAGVSAAYMALLAYNLLQVGLYGIIGVAAAPQLDDWFGISVDWWVIALVAWAIVGILGVLRIDVNGTILAVLLLAEMAIILIYAFASLANPAGGDVSFEALEVGNLFESGAGAILVLAVLGFVGFEASVVYSEESRNPKRTIALATYISIAVVAVVYVLASWAMTVAAGPDNIVPFAQEFQNGVIFIQADEFLGATWVDIGETLFVTSVFAAMISFHNTVARYVFALGRERVLPAALGRTSPSSGAPVAASVVQSVIGLVVILVYAIFDLDPLVQLFFNLGTTGGFGVLALVALTSVAVIVFFARHPSGENTWRRVIAPVLAMILLVIVVILAIANYDILIGVASDAPERWILPGLFLVAAVIGLLWAQFLKTTRPEVYDAIGRGANAATGISVLDLSAQEDEPGQPSLR from the coding sequence GTGTCGCGGACGCTCGCCAGCAACAGGCTCGGCGTTCCCGCCGTCGTGTTCTTCGTCCTCAGCGCCGCGACGCCGCTCACCGTCGTCGCCGGCGTCGTGACCACCGGCTTCGCGGTCACCGGCATCATCGGCCTGCCCGTGGCGTTCGCCGCGATCGGTCTGTTGCTGGCACTGTTCGCCGTCGGCTACGTCGCGATGTCCCGGCACATCACCAACGCGGGCGCGTTCTACACCTACGTGACGCACGGCATCGGCCGGCCGGCCGGTGTCTCCGCGGCGTACATGGCGCTGCTGGCGTACAACCTGCTGCAGGTCGGGCTCTACGGCATCATCGGCGTCGCGGCCGCCCCGCAGCTCGACGACTGGTTCGGCATCAGCGTCGACTGGTGGGTCATCGCGCTGGTCGCCTGGGCGATCGTCGGCATCCTCGGCGTTCTGCGCATCGACGTCAACGGCACCATCCTCGCGGTGCTGCTGCTCGCGGAGATGGCGATCATCCTCATCTACGCGTTCGCGAGCCTCGCGAACCCGGCCGGCGGCGACGTCTCCTTCGAGGCGTTGGAAGTCGGGAACCTGTTCGAGTCCGGCGCCGGCGCGATCCTCGTGCTCGCCGTGCTCGGCTTCGTCGGCTTCGAGGCGTCGGTCGTGTACTCGGAGGAGTCGCGCAACCCGAAGCGGACCATCGCGCTGGCCACGTACATCTCCATCGCGGTCGTCGCCGTGGTGTATGTGCTGGCGTCGTGGGCGATGACGGTAGCGGCCGGCCCGGACAACATCGTCCCGTTCGCGCAGGAGTTCCAGAACGGGGTGATCTTCATCCAGGCCGACGAGTTCCTCGGCGCCACCTGGGTGGACATCGGCGAGACGCTGTTCGTCACCTCGGTGTTCGCCGCGATGATCTCCTTCCACAACACCGTCGCCCGGTACGTGTTCGCGCTCGGCCGCGAGCGGGTGCTGCCCGCCGCGCTGGGCCGGACGTCGCCGTCGTCGGGCGCGCCGGTGGCCGCGTCGGTCGTGCAGAGCGTCATCGGCCTGGTCGTCATCCTCGTCTACGCGATCTTCGACCTCGACCCGCTGGTGCAGCTGTTCTTCAACCTCGGCACCACGGGCGGGTTCGGGGTGCTGGCGCTGGTGGCACTGACCTCGGTGGCGGTGATCGTGTTCTTCGCCCGGCACCCGTCCGGTGAGAACACATGGCGCCGGGTCATCGCGCCGGTGCTGGCGATGATCCTGCTGGTGATCGTGGTGATCCTGGCGATCGCGAACTACGACATCCTGATCGGCGTCGCATCGGACGCGCCGGAGCGGTGGATCCTGCCCGGCCTCTTCCTCGTCGCCGCCGTCATCGGGCTGCTCTGGGCGCAGTTCCTCAAGACGACCCGGCCGGAGGTGTACGACGCGATCGGCCGTGGGGCGAACGCGGCCACCGGCATCTCCGTCCTCGACCTGTCCGCTCAGGAGGACGAGCCGGGCCAGCCGTCGCTACGCTGA
- a CDS encoding GOLPH3/VPS74 family protein, whose translation MLLANDFFHIVHDVGSGKLRLNARAAGLGLAGALLGELILNNNLHVASGTLSLTGAQPPADDLGYRIVRQLVADQQSRSLRTWLAFLSQSALERVAVRLAREGEIEPVKTRKLFGSSVRYLPVDPKVAAWPTDRLYGLVNRGDPLDFHDAMLAGLVAVTGFTKGVWWDGDAVTLRHIAAAVGSMPMSMREVLAHTEAAVGDATLSPR comes from the coding sequence GTGCTGCTGGCCAATGATTTCTTCCACATCGTCCACGACGTCGGCAGCGGCAAGCTCCGGCTGAACGCTCGAGCCGCAGGGCTCGGGCTGGCCGGCGCGCTGCTCGGCGAGCTGATCCTCAACAACAACCTGCACGTCGCGTCGGGCACCCTGTCATTGACCGGCGCCCAGCCGCCGGCCGACGACCTGGGCTACCGGATCGTCCGTCAGCTCGTAGCCGACCAGCAGAGCCGGTCGCTGCGCACCTGGCTGGCGTTCCTCTCCCAGAGCGCGCTCGAGCGGGTCGCGGTCCGGCTGGCCCGCGAGGGTGAGATCGAGCCGGTCAAGACCCGCAAGCTGTTCGGCTCGTCCGTCCGGTACCTGCCGGTCGATCCGAAGGTCGCCGCCTGGCCGACCGACCGGCTGTACGGGCTGGTCAACCGCGGCGACCCGCTCGACTTCCATGACGCCATGCTGGCCGGCCTGGTCGCGGTGACCGGCTTCACCAAGGGGGTGTGGTGGGACGGCGACGCCGTCACGTTGCGCCACATCGCCGCCGCGGTCGGATCGATGCCCATGTCGATGCGAGAGGTTCTGGCCCATACAGAAGCAGCTGTGGGTGACGCCACCCTCAGCCCCCGATAG
- a CDS encoding primary-amine oxidase, translated as MRTHPLQRLSADEIRAARALFDDNGLVSAATRFALLGLEEPDKLAVLGHRDGDPVDRRVRAVLLDLETGAARTVIASLTRGAVDSVETIDPVTDGQPAILLEELITVDEIVKADAGWRAAMARRGITDADLDLVRPCPLAAGNFGIPSERGRRVLHVLSFRQNRPEDHAWAHPIDGVVAYVDLIEKKVIELIDDVVLPIPEEEANHDDPAYTGPPRTTLRPIEITQPEGPSFTVDGDVVSWENWTFRVGFDPREGLVLHQLGWRDGDRVRPVIYRASLAEMVVPYADPSPVRFWQAYFDAGEYLLGQQVNSLELGCDCLGEIHYFDAVLADGDGAPREVSNAICLHEEDYGVLWKHTDIFTESAETRRQRRLVISFFVTVGNYDYGFYWYLYLDGTIQLEVKATGVVSTSSYRPDSSYASEVAPGLGAPYHQHLYCVRLDMMVDGLDNAVDELEVQPLPIGPANPNGNAFTRRTTRLRTEAEASRAADPLAGRTWQISSSDATNRLGRPVAYELRPEGKPMLLADPASATANRAAFATKSLWVTRYDPAERYPAGDLINQHPGGAGLPQYVAADRAIEDQDIVVWHTFGAVHFPRPEDWPVMPVEYSGFTLRPVGFFDRNPTLDVPATTSAHCGHEGHGDHHHG; from the coding sequence GTGCGCACGCACCCGCTCCAGCGCCTGTCCGCGGACGAGATCCGCGCGGCTCGCGCCCTCTTCGACGACAACGGCCTGGTCAGCGCGGCGACGAGGTTCGCGCTGCTCGGTCTGGAAGAGCCCGACAAGCTGGCGGTGCTCGGCCACCGCGACGGCGATCCGGTCGATCGCCGCGTGCGGGCCGTCCTCCTCGACCTCGAGACGGGCGCCGCGCGCACCGTCATCGCGTCGCTGACCCGCGGCGCGGTCGACTCCGTCGAGACGATCGATCCCGTCACCGACGGCCAGCCGGCGATCCTGCTGGAGGAGCTGATCACGGTCGACGAGATCGTGAAGGCCGACGCCGGCTGGCGCGCGGCGATGGCCCGTCGCGGCATCACCGACGCCGACCTCGACCTCGTCCGCCCGTGCCCGCTGGCGGCCGGCAACTTCGGCATCCCCAGTGAGCGGGGCCGCCGGGTGCTGCACGTGCTGTCGTTCCGGCAGAACCGGCCCGAGGACCACGCCTGGGCGCACCCGATCGACGGCGTGGTGGCCTACGTCGACCTCATCGAGAAGAAGGTCATCGAGCTGATCGACGACGTCGTCCTCCCGATCCCGGAGGAGGAGGCCAACCACGACGACCCCGCCTACACCGGGCCGCCGCGCACCACGCTGCGGCCGATCGAGATCACCCAGCCCGAGGGGCCGAGCTTCACCGTCGACGGCGACGTCGTCAGCTGGGAGAACTGGACCTTCCGGGTCGGCTTCGACCCGCGCGAGGGCCTGGTCCTGCACCAGCTCGGCTGGCGCGACGGCGACCGCGTCCGGCCGGTGATCTACCGGGCGTCGCTGGCCGAGATGGTGGTCCCGTACGCCGACCCGAGCCCGGTGCGGTTCTGGCAGGCCTACTTCGACGCCGGCGAGTACCTGCTCGGCCAGCAGGTCAACTCGCTGGAGCTGGGCTGCGACTGCCTCGGCGAGATCCACTACTTCGACGCCGTCCTGGCCGACGGCGACGGCGCGCCGCGCGAGGTCAGCAACGCCATCTGCCTGCACGAAGAGGACTACGGCGTGCTGTGGAAGCACACCGACATCTTCACCGAGTCGGCCGAGACGCGGCGGCAGCGGCGGCTGGTCATCTCCTTCTTCGTCACCGTCGGCAACTACGACTACGGCTTCTACTGGTACCTGTACCTCGACGGGACGATCCAGCTGGAGGTCAAGGCCACCGGCGTCGTGTCCACCTCGTCGTACCGGCCGGACAGCTCGTATGCCTCGGAGGTGGCGCCCGGCCTCGGCGCGCCCTACCACCAGCACCTGTACTGCGTCCGCCTGGACATGATGGTCGACGGCCTCGACAACGCCGTCGACGAGCTGGAGGTGCAGCCGCTGCCGATCGGCCCGGCCAACCCGAACGGCAACGCGTTCACCCGGCGGACCACCCGGCTGCGCACCGAGGCCGAGGCGTCCCGCGCGGCGGACCCGCTGGCCGGGCGCACGTGGCAGATCTCCAGCTCGGACGCGACCAACCGGCTCGGCCGTCCGGTCGCGTACGAGCTGCGTCCCGAGGGCAAGCCGATGCTGCTCGCCGACCCCGCGTCGGCGACGGCGAACCGCGCGGCGTTCGCGACCAAGTCGCTGTGGGTCACCCGCTACGACCCGGCCGAGCGCTACCCCGCCGGCGACCTCATCAACCAGCACCCCGGTGGCGCCGGCCTGCCCCAGTACGTCGCGGCCGACCGTGCCATCGAGGACCAGGACATCGTGGTCTGGCACACCTTCGGCGCCGTGCACTTCCCGCGGCCCGAGGACTGGCCGGTCATGCCGGTGGAGTACAGCGGCTTCACCCTCCGCCCGGTCGGCTTCTTCGACCGCAACCCGACGCTCGACGTGCCGGCCACCACGTCCGCCCACTGCGGCCACGAGGGGCACGGCGACCACCACCACGGCTAG
- a CDS encoding FitA-like ribbon-helix-helix domain-containing protein yields MAGEILQVRDVDSDDLAVLRERAAREGKSLSAYVRDLLHDEAMSPTNAEVVEAIAGEEPVEADLDEVRRYIEAERSW; encoded by the coding sequence ATGGCCGGTGAGATCCTCCAGGTCCGCGACGTCGACAGCGACGACCTCGCGGTGCTGCGCGAACGTGCCGCGCGCGAGGGCAAGTCGCTGTCGGCGTACGTGCGCGACCTGCTGCACGACGAGGCGATGTCGCCGACCAACGCCGAGGTGGTCGAGGCCATCGCGGGCGAAGAGCCGGTCGAGGCCGATCTCGACGAGGTGCGCCGCTACATCGAGGCTGAACGCTCTTGGTGA
- a CDS encoding type II toxin-antitoxin system VapC family toxin, producing MTVVDASVVVRLLQAREDDELLRKRIATSDRGLHAPAHLDIEVLSAISGLARGGKVHAYRAARMADQLALLRITRHPVAQFGRRLLKLRDNFTVYDAAYLVLAETLGCPLLTCDTKVARAPKGAHRAEIHTYPA from the coding sequence GTGACGGTGGTCGACGCGTCGGTGGTCGTCCGGCTGCTCCAGGCCCGCGAGGACGATGAGCTGCTCCGCAAGCGCATCGCCACGTCCGATCGCGGTCTGCACGCGCCGGCGCACCTCGACATCGAGGTGCTCTCCGCCATCAGCGGTCTGGCGAGGGGCGGCAAGGTCCATGCCTACCGCGCCGCCCGGATGGCCGACCAGCTCGCCCTGCTGCGCATCACTCGCCATCCGGTCGCGCAGTTCGGCCGGCGGCTGTTGAAGCTCCGCGACAACTTCACGGTGTACGACGCGGCCTACCTCGTGCTGGCCGAGACCCTCGGCTGCCCGCTGCTCACCTGCGACACGAAGGTCGCCAGGGCGCCGAAGGGCGCCCACCGCGCCGAGATCCACACGTATCCGGCGTGA